One segment of Akkermansiaceae bacterium DNA contains the following:
- a CDS encoding MFS transporter produces the protein MSSTEEGFVPPRRNWVSFWSLLVLQTQNAFNDKAAQFLLIPMGAWLFKEKIAIPGLELMKYIEYILAVVIVSPFILFSPLAGWLSDRFSKTSVIRGASILQLIVLVWISAAICYHQIWLAIFGFFMLSVQSVLLSPGKRGIVKELIGHERLGFASGMMEITVVLAICGGQIITGFWFTNRLKSGLDGWASGYTPLLVFTAASVGALIVSYIIQRVPVQGHRKFKWPILFEHFGQLGELWKIRAIKLSAAGAAFFWGFAGYLNLAAINIAKQVTEGGDEFAVESALLMLAASVGIFLGGAMASLVCRKNIELGLIPLGGLVMVVGTLALAFTPMDSHWLKAWFVVAGAGGALLLVPLNANLQDLCPPRKRGKILAGLNLLDCLAGLFAALIQLGLVAQGVDFKWQFIGLAVLCILVTNYAAKLLPQHFVRLMGLSLFRMFYRVRSHNPVRIPKEGGVLLTPNHVSYIDAFILSCACPRKIRFLMFDGYFKHPWVGRFVRLFDTVPISQTRAKEAVRVAAEALEEGAVVCIFPEGQLARTGVMNEFKRGFEMIARKANCPVVPAAMDGLWGSIFSFERNKFIYKWPYRVRYGVSVDFGDPIPAEKADAGTVRRAVESLRAGIFQKRDAIANPMSLLGRGVKVCGHGVEGYQMRMAELRELKHDDQAQLVANALQIGEVNAIRRGQTVMIGWDELGAFRDALGIVFAQYFNLKVVLVHAAVSADELTALSKKHRVDHYLGGSLLGETWRATKLAGCCYEFSGEALRHHGVFPCYTTHDRVISMSMPHPEAITATNQHQEGHRPGTWGRLLPGFHVEPLADGVTLFGASTPEQGITITGVIPDESGMLTPQGEI, from the coding sequence ATGAGCAGCACAGAGGAAGGTTTTGTACCCCCCAGGAGGAACTGGGTGTCGTTTTGGAGCCTCCTGGTATTGCAGACGCAGAATGCCTTTAACGACAAGGCGGCGCAGTTTTTGCTCATACCCATGGGGGCGTGGTTGTTTAAGGAGAAAATTGCGATACCGGGTTTGGAGTTGATGAAGTACATCGAGTATATTCTCGCGGTTGTCATCGTGTCACCCTTTATCCTTTTCTCTCCACTTGCCGGCTGGCTGTCGGATCGCTTCAGTAAAACAAGCGTCATCAGGGGGGCGTCCATCCTGCAGTTAATCGTCCTGGTGTGGATCTCGGCGGCCATTTGTTACCATCAGATCTGGCTTGCGATCTTCGGTTTTTTCATGCTTTCAGTGCAATCGGTTTTATTGAGTCCGGGAAAACGGGGCATCGTCAAGGAGCTGATCGGGCATGAGAGGCTGGGATTTGCCAGCGGCATGATGGAAATCACCGTGGTCCTGGCCATCTGTGGCGGCCAGATCATCACCGGGTTCTGGTTTACCAACCGCTTGAAATCAGGCCTCGACGGCTGGGCGTCGGGTTACACGCCATTGCTTGTCTTTACCGCTGCGTCTGTGGGCGCGTTGATCGTCTCCTACATCATTCAACGCGTGCCGGTTCAGGGGCATCGCAAATTCAAGTGGCCCATCCTGTTCGAGCACTTCGGCCAGCTCGGGGAGTTATGGAAAATACGGGCCATCAAACTCTCGGCGGCCGGTGCTGCGTTTTTCTGGGGGTTTGCCGGCTACTTGAATCTTGCGGCGATCAATATCGCCAAGCAGGTCACTGAGGGCGGTGATGAATTTGCCGTTGAATCGGCGCTGTTGATGCTCGCTGCGAGTGTGGGTATTTTTCTTGGTGGTGCCATGGCATCACTGGTGTGCAGAAAAAACATCGAGCTCGGGCTGATTCCGTTAGGCGGTCTGGTGATGGTCGTCGGCACACTGGCACTGGCATTCACACCGATGGATTCACACTGGTTGAAAGCCTGGTTTGTTGTCGCAGGTGCGGGCGGTGCTCTTTTGTTAGTGCCACTCAACGCGAATTTACAGGACCTGTGCCCACCCAGGAAACGGGGTAAAATTCTAGCAGGACTCAATCTGCTCGATTGTTTGGCCGGCTTATTTGCCGCGTTGATCCAGCTTGGTTTGGTCGCACAAGGTGTCGATTTCAAATGGCAGTTTATCGGTCTGGCCGTTCTTTGTATCCTGGTGACCAACTATGCTGCCAAGTTGCTGCCACAGCATTTTGTCCGCTTGATGGGGCTCAGCCTGTTCAGGATGTTTTACCGTGTGAGGTCGCATAACCCGGTCCGTATTCCCAAAGAGGGAGGTGTCCTACTCACACCGAACCATGTCAGCTACATTGATGCCTTTATCCTTTCGTGTGCATGTCCTCGCAAAATACGGTTCCTGATGTTTGACGGCTATTTCAAACACCCGTGGGTTGGCCGTTTTGTGCGATTGTTTGATACCGTGCCTATTTCCCAAACCCGTGCCAAAGAGGCGGTAAGGGTCGCCGCCGAGGCACTAGAGGAAGGGGCGGTGGTCTGCATCTTCCCTGAAGGACAACTTGCAAGGACGGGGGTGATGAATGAGTTCAAGCGTGGCTTCGAAATGATTGCGCGCAAGGCAAACTGCCCTGTCGTTCCCGCTGCCATGGACGGCTTGTGGGGGTCGATCTTCTCATTCGAGCGCAACAAGTTCATCTACAAGTGGCCCTACCGGGTGCGCTATGGCGTCAGTGTGGATTTTGGAGACCCCATCCCGGCAGAAAAAGCCGATGCCGGCACCGTCCGCCGAGCCGTCGAATCCTTGCGTGCCGGGATTTTCCAAAAGCGGGACGCCATTGCTAATCCCATGAGCCTGCTCGGCCGGGGTGTCAAGGTCTGCGGCCATGGTGTAGAAGGCTACCAAATGAGGATGGCTGAGCTAAGGGAACTCAAGCATGATGACCAGGCCCAGCTCGTGGCCAATGCCCTGCAAATCGGGGAGGTGAATGCAATCCGCAGAGGCCAGACGGTCATGATCGGATGGGATGAGCTCGGTGCCTTCCGTGACGCATTGGGGATTGTGTTCGCCCAGTATTTCAACCTGAAAGTGGTTCTGGTTCATGCCGCGGTATCGGCGGATGAATTGACTGCGCTGAGTAAAAAGCACCGGGTGGATCATTACCTTGGCGGCAGCCTGTTAGGGGAAACCTGGAGGGCGACCAAACTCGCCGGTTGTTGTTATGAGTTCTCAGGGGAGGCACTCCGACACCACGGCGTATTCCCATGTTATACCACGCATGACCGGGTGATCTCGATGTCGATGCCCCACCCGGAAGCCATCACTGCGACCAACCAGCATCAGGAGGGCCACCGGCCTGGAACCTGGGGTCGATTACTACCGGGTTTTCACGTCGAGCCGTTGGCTGATGGGGTGACCCTGTTCGGCGCATCAACTCCGGAACAGGGGATCACTATCACAGGCGTCATACCCGACGAATCCGGTATGCTTACTCCCCAGGGAGAGATATGA
- a CDS encoding D-alanyl-D-alanine carboxypeptidase yields MEAHSGRVLLAANPEQKRPIASLTKMVTAKVVLDWAKLSQTSLSTMASVPQSALAVGGVNPMGLKPGDRISLRDALYSALLGSDNIAALTLADHVGRALLVRRQLSGDPESTFAGEMNHLAKALGMTRTRFATAHGLDLPGKKGYSTASDMARMGVHVMRDIGFTFYVKQESRTITVVDLNGAKRSFKVANTNSLLGQMGVNGIKTGMTTAAGQCIAVNAHRDPIVKKISEERSQIRNRDLVVVILGSADRIGRAKQLISQAWPLYDQWAAAGYPVSPKGKEIMAVPHLK; encoded by the coding sequence ATGGAAGCCCACAGCGGACGGGTGTTGCTCGCCGCCAATCCCGAGCAAAAGCGACCTATTGCAAGTCTGACAAAGATGGTGACCGCCAAGGTGGTTCTCGATTGGGCCAAGCTGTCCCAAACCAGCCTGTCGACCATGGCGTCCGTGCCGCAGAGTGCTCTTGCCGTGGGTGGTGTGAATCCCATGGGGTTGAAGCCTGGCGACCGGATCTCGCTTCGCGACGCGCTTTACTCAGCCCTTCTTGGCTCGGACAACATTGCAGCCCTGACTCTTGCTGACCACGTGGGAAGGGCCTTGCTGGTACGACGCCAACTCTCAGGCGATCCGGAGAGCACGTTTGCGGGCGAAATGAACCACCTGGCCAAGGCCTTGGGCATGACGCGGACGCGCTTTGCCACAGCGCATGGACTCGACCTGCCTGGTAAAAAAGGCTACTCGACGGCATCGGACATGGCTCGCATGGGCGTGCATGTGATGCGGGATATCGGATTTACTTTTTACGTCAAACAGGAATCCCGCACGATCACTGTGGTGGACCTCAATGGTGCAAAACGCTCTTTCAAAGTGGCCAATACCAACTCCCTGTTAGGGCAGATGGGGGTCAATGGCATCAAAACTGGTATGACAACTGCTGCGGGCCAATGCATCGCCGTGAATGCCCATCGTGACCCCATCGTCAAGAAAATCAGTGAAGAGCGCTCCCAGATCAGGAATCGTGACCTCGTTGTGGTTATTCTGGGGAGTGCTGACAGAATAGGGCGAGCCAAGCAGTTGATCAGCCAGGCGTGGCCGCTATACGACCAATGGGCAGCAGCCGGATACCCGGTCTCACCGAAGGGGAAAGAGATCATGGCCGTTCCCCACCTCAAATAA
- the miaA gene encoding tRNA (adenosine(37)-N6)-dimethylallyltransferase MiaA gives MTHHPSPIKNPLYICGPTASGKSALAIELAHLLDGEIVNADAYQLYRGLEIISAAPAPDERALAPHHLYGVIAPSETCDAMRFREMALPVIADIQSRGKTPIVTGGSGMYLKFLTHGPSPVPSGDEALRAELEKESDPALVARLTELDPQGAAITNLKNRRYVIRALEICLLSGRKMSELKNDWKQASDTIEQTLRGAYLLWDRETLRQRINQRAVDMLENGAVEEVAALANASTTCEKAIGVPQIRAYLAGELSREACADRIAAATRQYAKRQRTWFGKEQWLTPCPVDAGTGMRTLAMSLSGSIG, from the coding sequence ATCACCCATCACCCATCACCCATCAAAAACCCCCTCTACATCTGCGGTCCGACCGCTTCCGGCAAATCCGCTCTGGCCATCGAGCTCGCTCATCTGCTTGATGGTGAAATCGTCAACGCCGATGCCTACCAGCTCTACCGCGGCCTGGAAATCATTTCAGCCGCTCCCGCCCCTGATGAGCGCGCCCTCGCCCCCCATCATCTTTATGGTGTCATTGCTCCCAGCGAAACATGCGATGCCATGCGCTTCCGCGAAATGGCACTACCCGTGATCGCAGACATTCAATCCCGGGGGAAAACCCCCATCGTCACCGGCGGCTCCGGGATGTATCTCAAGTTCCTCACCCACGGCCCGTCCCCCGTGCCTTCCGGTGACGAGGCTCTGCGTGCCGAGCTGGAAAAAGAAAGCGATCCGGCACTGGTGGCGCGACTCACCGAGTTAGACCCGCAAGGTGCCGCCATCACCAATCTTAAAAACCGGCGCTACGTGATCCGGGCCTTGGAGATCTGTTTGCTGTCAGGCCGTAAAATGTCGGAGCTGAAAAACGACTGGAAACAAGCCAGCGACACCATCGAACAAACCCTGCGTGGCGCCTACCTGCTCTGGGACCGGGAAACCCTGCGCCAGCGGATCAATCAACGCGCCGTGGATATGTTAGAAAACGGAGCCGTCGAGGAAGTCGCGGCCCTGGCAAACGCATCAACCACCTGTGAAAAAGCCATCGGCGTACCTCAGATCCGCGCCTACCTCGCAGGCGAACTTTCGCGCGAAGCATGCGCCGACCGCATCGCCGCCGCCACCCGCCAATACGCCAAACGCCAACGCACCTGGTTTGGCAAGGAACAATGGCTCACCCCCTGCCCTGTGGATGCAGGCACCGGCATGCGGACACTTGCCATGTCTCTATCAGGAAGCATAGGCTAA